Below is a genomic region from Neovison vison isolate M4711 chromosome 9, ASM_NN_V1, whole genome shotgun sequence.
AGACAGCTTGAACCCAGGCCTGGCTCTCGTCCCTCCAGTCCAGTCTCTGGACAGACCCAAGACCTACAGCTCAGGGTGGCGTCCCCATCGCTGAACGCCCCACAGAGGCTGAGGCCAGTGCCGGCAGCAAGTGCAGGACCCTCTCCCAGGTGCAGCAGTAAAGAGCCACCAGAGCAAGGCTCACTCTGCTTTATTGCCTGGGCAGTGGGGCCCGAGGGAGGTGGTCAAGGGTGTCCCCGCGGCTGCCCTCGCCGCAGGGGCCCAGGCTCTCCAGCAAGGGGCTAGAGCTGGGCGGTCGGCCCCCTCGGCAGGTAGCTGCTCCCATCTGGGGTGGGAAGTGGCCAATACCCATGACAGTGGTCCGGCGGCCGCCCAAGCCACGGTGGGGGGTCCCACCACAGGCCCCACGGCCACGCGGGTGCTGGGCTAGGAGATGACGCAGCAGCAGCTGTGGCAGCGGCAGAAGCGAGGGCAGTGGCAACAGgggcagcaggggcagcagcagcagtggtGGGCGATGTCGTCACCGCGCCCGATGGGTGGCCGGCCGGCGTAGGTCAGTCCTGCCGGACGCTGCCCACCACTGCAGGGGTTGCTGGTCTGTGGCCAGACCTGGTGTCCCTGGATCTGGCCAGTGCCCTTGGCCCCCTTGCCACCTTTGCTCTCTAGGGCCTCCTCGGTGGGCTGCAGGAGCCGGGTGGGCTCTGAGGGGCAGGACCCCGCAGGCAGAGACTGAGACCCCCAGGAAGAGGAAGCCGCTtccagctgctgccccaggtcGGGCCGAAGGTGAGCGCGGGGGATGCTGACATGGGCGTACGGGTTCTTGACGACCATCTCGTGTGGATCCATGGCCCGGcctggcaggggcaggcagaggagacaaGATTGGCTCTGGGGAGCGAGACAGTTGCAGCCCGAGAGAGTGCCCACCCCTCGGAAAAACCAGGCTGGGGAGATGCCAGAGTGCACCAGGCCTGGGTATTAGTGTGCCCATGTGTGGGGGTGAGCAGAGTGTGAGGGCCAGCATCTcccagctgccccccccccccgccctgcaaTGGGGCTGCAGATGGGCTGGGGAGGCTGAGAGAGGCCGTCTGGGCCGTGCCCGCGGCTGAGCCCCAGTGCAGGGAAGCCCCTGGGCCCAGGACCCACCTGAGGTGGTGACGGCAGCAGTCTACCCTCTCGTCCTGTGGGTCAGGTCCAGTGCCTATGAGGTAAGCCACTGGCAGCTGGCTGCCTTTTCCctcctggggaggggcggagTCACGGGTGGAGCTCAAAGATGGGgttcccaggatcccaggaggCCCCGGCTCAGCCGGCACAGCAGCTACCCACCCTTCCTCCTGTGGTGGGTGGTGGCCCCCGCCGGGGCTCCAAGGGGCACTGACAGGCTGGGTGACTCAGCCTCCACGCATCTGGGGCATGTCCTCAGCCCTCCAAAGACCCGCAGCTCCTCAGGAAGGAGGACTGGAGGTTAGCCTGACATCAGCCTCAGCTCCCAGGCCTGCTGGCAGTCTGGGGAACCCCAGCCATCACTCACACACCTCAAAGCCCCTACTTTGAGGCAGAGGACGGAGGTCCACTTCAAGGTCCACTTCAAGCCAAGCCTCTTCTTGGCAGACAGAGACCAAGGTGTCTGAGACCACAGACTGCTTGGAGGTTTGTGTTTTTTAACCTATAAAAAAGGTTTGATTTACCTTGGCTACGACTATTCTTAAAATTGGCAACAACAGGGGCTTCACTGGCAAGTGATACTTCTGGCTCATTTcttatgtatgtacgtatgtatgtatttaagagagagaacgtgatcccagggtcctgggatcgagccccacattgggctctgctgggcagggagcctgcttctccctctctctgcctgcctctctgcctacttgtgatctctgtcaaataaataaataaaatcttttaaaaaagagagagagagaacggatGAACAGGGgttaggggaagagggagaagtgggctccccgctgaacaggaagTCTGATgtgcgcttgatcccaggaccctgagaccaggacctgagctgaccGCACACTCTTCACCGACCGAgcgacccaggcgtcccttctggCTCATTTCTGGAACTGCAGTTCCCTCTCCGGACGAGCGTGGGGATGGAGAGCTCCCGCCCCACCTGCGTCTCCATCCTTGGAACGCATtcctcctcccaccttcctctgGGAGGTGGCAGGGTCGCCGTGTGTTGGGGTGACAGCGGATGTGAGCGCTTGGGTGTGGGCCTGGCACTGGTGATCTTCCCCCAGAGCGGTGTGGGCAGTAGGGTGGGGCCAGGACCCGCACCTCCAGTCTTGGTGCGCAAGGGAACCCCAAGGAAGGGCGGGATCAAAGACGTGGCTCAGAGGCCAGGGTGAGCGGGGTGGCCTGCGTAAGGCCAGTCAGACCGGTCCGGACACGAGTTCTACCGCTGTGGctctgggagaggagggaagtCGGTCCGCGGCCGGGAACTCCGCAGGTGTAAGACAAACGCTCACTGCGCAGGCTCAAGAAGCCCCGCCCACTGCCCCTATAAGACTCCGCCCCTTGCTGCGAGGCGGAGGCTGGCGCATGCGCGCAACAGGCCTGGGCTGCCGGTGAGAACTTTATTCCCCAGAAGCCTCAGCGCTCAAAGGTTTCTCTGAAGACCCGGTTCGGCGTCTGATGGCCGTGGACGGCCTAGAACTCAACCTGGGCTGCCCAGCTCTGACCCGCGGGTCTCCGGCTCCCGGGGCGCGGACTCGGGTGGGCTCGGGGAGGTGGGCCTGCTCGGGGCGGGACCTCACGTCCAGGGGCGGGGCCTCGGGGCAAGGGGTGGGGCTCTGTGGCCGGTGTCTCCTTGGGTGCGCGCCCCGAGGGTCGCTGGGAAG
It encodes:
- the CYSRT1 gene encoding cysteine-rich tail protein 1; translated protein: MDPHEMVVKNPYAHVSIPRAHLRPDLGQQLEAASSSWGSQSLPAGSCPSEPTRLLQPTEEALESKGGKGAKGTGQIQGHQVWPQTSNPCSGGQRPAGLTYAGRPPIGRGDDIAHHCCCCPCCPCCHCPRFCRCHSCCCVIS